In Serratia entomophila, the following are encoded in one genomic region:
- the pilO2 gene encoding type 4b pilus protein PilO2, producing MKQQTTYTLQNGKIWLVAGLHWQYLPLRGHRSMRMRAKEANASHWAALPTGDGQAQGSLLGTVAISVKTPHKGGQHSVASMALAALPALPEACYGVFPLPDADDQYWFIAISDGMLSPFGDIVGDDATIRTAVSNFLQITSVPTTGWTVYAPSGFFPDKDTEDKALSTLFDSKVGLRRARLSKTHNPQVLWLWGIAVVTLGVGYASYSVWQTQQENARIAAAQAALMARQQLEQQAPADNLKPWAMQPRFPSMLSACSSVWKDAQISIAGWVFNTATCDDRGKITLHYTLPNGGTVGDFASRLPVLYGSDIQPVFNIPGSADDASFSLAVSLSPPEHPEALLPGSQQIQHLTSYAQRINARLRLSEMDASTQLTQGDVKNLPWRTYNFTFITDIPPDRLFAPTRFNSSGIRASSITTTLKNNRLEYIIEGLLYANR from the coding sequence ATGAAACAACAGACTACCTACACGTTGCAGAATGGGAAAATCTGGCTTGTTGCCGGATTGCACTGGCAATATCTGCCGCTTCGTGGGCACCGTAGCATGCGCATGCGGGCTAAAGAGGCAAATGCCAGCCATTGGGCAGCATTACCTACGGGCGATGGACAGGCTCAGGGCTCATTACTGGGCACTGTCGCAATCTCGGTAAAAACACCCCATAAAGGGGGGCAACATTCGGTGGCATCGATGGCGTTAGCGGCTTTACCCGCGCTACCAGAAGCCTGTTACGGTGTATTTCCCTTACCGGATGCGGATGACCAATACTGGTTTATTGCCATTAGTGACGGCATGCTCTCCCCGTTCGGCGACATCGTGGGTGACGATGCAACCATACGAACGGCGGTTTCAAATTTTCTACAAATAACCTCAGTTCCAACGACGGGTTGGACGGTATACGCCCCTAGCGGCTTTTTTCCCGATAAAGACACAGAAGATAAAGCGCTCTCGACACTGTTCGACAGCAAAGTCGGCCTACGGCGCGCCCGCCTGAGCAAAACCCATAACCCGCAGGTACTGTGGTTATGGGGCATTGCAGTGGTGACCCTGGGTGTGGGATATGCCAGTTACTCGGTATGGCAAACGCAACAGGAAAATGCGCGTATTGCCGCCGCTCAGGCCGCATTGATGGCCAGGCAACAATTGGAGCAGCAGGCTCCTGCTGACAATCTGAAACCCTGGGCAATGCAACCACGATTCCCGTCGATGCTCAGTGCCTGCAGTAGCGTGTGGAAAGACGCGCAGATCTCTATTGCCGGATGGGTATTCAATACAGCGACGTGTGATGACCGCGGCAAGATCACGTTGCACTACACCTTGCCAAACGGGGGTACCGTCGGGGACTTTGCTTCGCGATTGCCGGTTCTCTATGGCTCGGATATTCAACCGGTGTTTAACATTCCCGGCAGTGCGGATGATGCCTCGTTTTCGTTAGCCGTATCACTATCTCCACCAGAACATCCCGAAGCACTGCTCCCGGGCAGTCAGCAAATTCAACACCTGACAAGCTATGCCCAGCGCATCAATGCCCGTCTGCGTCTCAGCGAAATGGATGCCTCCACTCAGTTAACACAAGGTGATGTAAAAAATCTTCCATGGCGCACCTACAACTTCACGTTCATTACCGACATTCCACCTGATCGGTTGTTTGCTCCGACGCGCTTCAACAGTAGCGGGATAAGGGCATCCAGCATCACGACCACGCTCAAAAACAATCGACTGGAATACATCATTGAAGGACTCCTGTATGCCAACCGTTAA
- the pilM gene encoding type IV pilus biogenesis protein PilM — protein MIYWLLSIFIGFLVWSNITPHDQTGSQLQDSTLSQRAIQTVRYINNINDWRYNNPSQKDGVIPDSAFGWSSLPELHNVLQADRVYVYQPDQPGLMSALLAQSRHSALVGKVVARRLLDSFGNDMQVNVPDSIADGSLVYLN, from the coding sequence ATGATTTACTGGCTGTTATCGATATTTATAGGTTTCCTGGTCTGGAGCAACATCACACCCCATGACCAGACAGGCTCACAGCTGCAAGATAGCACGCTGAGCCAGCGGGCTATTCAAACCGTCCGTTACATCAATAACATCAATGACTGGCGCTATAACAACCCTTCGCAAAAAGACGGTGTGATCCCCGACAGTGCCTTCGGCTGGTCATCCTTACCTGAATTACACAACGTGCTGCAAGCTGACCGTGTGTATGTCTACCAACCAGACCAACCGGGGCTGATGTCTGCGTTGTTAGCCCAGAGCCGGCATTCTGCCTTAGTTGGAAAGGTTGTTGCGAGACGTCTGTTAGACAGCTTCGGCAACGACATGCAGGTTAATGTGCCAGACAGCATTGCTGACGGCAGCCTGGTGTACCTCAACTAA
- the pilP gene encoding type IV pilus biogenesis protein PilP — protein MPTVKSWLTPWALCLALAAPGVFAAPVADIPAAPPAIPSAEPSVKPITSEDIPLPTTFTRTEAGRALNLGQLEAIQAETVLYEAQLARAKAFNELQKNGYDRGLSQPFNPAPPSQDNKTEIKGAAQDTVPSQIVEITGTGKGFTAVLALSNGNQVTVQSGNRIPGTEYVVKRINLNEVVITGKNQSLVSLSFAG, from the coding sequence ATGCCAACCGTTAAATCCTGGCTAACTCCCTGGGCGTTATGCCTGGCGCTGGCCGCACCGGGTGTGTTTGCTGCCCCTGTCGCTGATATCCCAGCGGCACCTCCAGCAATACCTTCGGCAGAACCATCAGTAAAACCGATCACGTCGGAAGATATTCCCCTGCCAACCACCTTTACCCGTACCGAGGCGGGACGGGCGTTAAACCTGGGGCAACTCGAAGCCATCCAGGCAGAGACTGTGCTGTATGAGGCTCAGCTTGCCAGAGCAAAAGCCTTTAATGAGCTTCAAAAGAACGGTTATGACCGTGGATTAAGCCAGCCTTTCAATCCGGCGCCACCTTCCCAGGACAACAAAACCGAGATCAAGGGCGCCGCTCAAGACACGGTCCCATCACAGATTGTTGAGATCACCGGTACCGGTAAGGGTTTCACCGCCGTATTAGCCCTCAGCAATGGTAACCAGGTCACGGTTCAGTCAGGGAATCGTATTCCAGGTACGGAATACGTCGTTAAACGGATCAATCTTAATGAGGTGGTCATCACCGGGAAAAACCAATCGCTGGTGTCTCTCTCTTTTGCGGGGTAG
- the pilN gene encoding PilN family type IVB pilus formation outer membrane protein yields MKTHLPLIGLAATLCLLLSGCAPLERIDKIDNTVSQNEKKADNHIHAIKNGAVVRDLTSQWINPYPLNAQAGGNGLLPPCAVAINRPGSITLAEVSAFISKRCRLPVVVTPDAQAMLAPTGGGKTEQLSGPVPAPDPNGMVPLAALGGSPVRPAPAVTGGTALRGVFWQGELGGLLDNVTTRLGLSWRYEQGRIAIFYLDTRTFPVMFMDSKASFGSKTVSGTTSSMGATGDSSGGGLSGDSNTSQATEMEIKSSLYEDVTNTIKSMLTPGTGRMNLSAGVLTVTDTPRVLEQIGRYLDDRNNELNRQVVLNVQVYSVEKRTQDQYGIDWNAVFNSGSIGLSLTNAFSGAASDALNGGVSILDGKGAGTKAFIKALSEQANVSVMTEASSMTTNLSAVPIQVALQQDYASSVTTENTANVGSSSSITKSTITTGFNMTVLPFLMPKSPKMQLQFAINMSDDPTMRTFTSEKTSVELMKTRLKTFTQRVIMQSGQTLVLSGYQSLNNTANHQGVGSFRFFGLGGGAKGENNKTMLVILITPVILG; encoded by the coding sequence ATGAAAACTCACCTCCCCTTAATCGGGCTGGCGGCGACATTGTGTTTGCTGCTTTCCGGCTGTGCGCCGCTTGAGCGTATCGACAAGATCGACAACACGGTCTCACAGAACGAAAAAAAAGCCGACAACCATATACATGCGATAAAAAATGGCGCTGTGGTTCGTGACCTGACATCACAGTGGATAAATCCCTATCCATTAAATGCGCAGGCCGGGGGTAATGGCTTGCTACCGCCCTGTGCCGTCGCCATTAACCGCCCCGGTAGCATCACGTTGGCCGAGGTCAGCGCCTTCATCAGTAAACGATGCCGCCTGCCTGTCGTCGTCACCCCGGATGCGCAAGCCATGCTCGCCCCAACAGGAGGCGGGAAGACGGAACAACTCAGTGGCCCCGTTCCCGCACCAGACCCTAATGGGATGGTGCCTTTGGCCGCGTTGGGCGGTTCACCCGTTCGCCCTGCACCGGCGGTAACAGGTGGTACTGCACTGAGGGGCGTGTTTTGGCAGGGGGAATTGGGCGGGTTGCTCGACAATGTCACCACGCGCCTGGGATTGTCATGGCGTTATGAGCAGGGCCGGATTGCCATTTTCTACCTCGATACCCGCACGTTCCCGGTGATGTTCATGGACAGTAAAGCCAGCTTTGGCTCTAAAACCGTGAGCGGAACCACGTCGTCGATGGGCGCTACAGGCGACAGCAGCGGCGGTGGTCTCAGTGGGGACTCCAATACCTCCCAGGCGACTGAAATGGAAATCAAATCCAGTCTGTACGAAGACGTTACAAACACCATCAAATCCATGCTGACGCCGGGTACCGGCCGCATGAATTTGTCCGCTGGCGTGCTAACCGTCACCGATACGCCGCGTGTCCTCGAACAGATCGGCCGTTATCTGGATGACCGTAACAATGAGCTCAATCGACAAGTGGTGCTCAACGTACAGGTCTACAGCGTAGAGAAGCGCACTCAGGATCAGTACGGCATTGATTGGAACGCCGTATTCAACAGCGGCAGCATCGGATTGTCCTTGACCAATGCATTCAGTGGAGCCGCTTCCGATGCCCTGAACGGCGGTGTTTCTATCCTCGATGGCAAAGGAGCCGGCACCAAAGCCTTTATCAAAGCGCTGTCTGAACAAGCTAATGTCAGCGTGATGACCGAAGCCTCGAGCATGACCACTAACCTGTCAGCTGTGCCGATCCAGGTTGCTCTGCAGCAGGATTATGCCTCCAGCGTCACCACTGAGAATACGGCAAACGTAGGCTCATCAAGCAGTATCACCAAATCAACGATCACAACTGGCTTCAATATGACGGTGTTGCCGTTCCTGATGCCCAAATCGCCAAAAATGCAGCTGCAGTTTGCCATCAATATGTCGGATGACCCGACCATGCGCACGTTTACCAGCGAAAAAACGTCTGTCGAACTGATGAAAACTCGCCTCAAGACGTTTACTCAACGCGTCATTATGCAGTCCGGGCAAACCCTGGTGCTGAGTGGTTACCAGTCACTTAATAACACCGCCAACCACCAAGGTGTCGGCAGCTTCCGCTTCTTCGGGCTTGGTGGCGGCGCCAAAGGTGAAAACAACAAAACCATGCTGGTCATTCTTATCACCCCTGTCATTTTGGGATAA